The Arachis hypogaea cultivar Tifrunner chromosome 19, arahy.Tifrunner.gnm2.J5K5, whole genome shotgun sequence genome has a window encoding:
- the LOC140182364 gene encoding uncharacterized protein, with protein sequence MVYRAVVEVSEKIMGNEREQYKRSRDYCEQILISNPSSTARLELMPIPEAPSVFDKLYICLDTCKQGFKDGCRPLLAETKDAWKWFLTNLQGDIGDDAIHGWTFISDQQKGLFPALKEVMPHANLRNCVMHIEVVWECARCTTVAEFKECIEKVKAVNQGAWEYLSKFEPETWVKFYFSHMPKVDNLTNNMCEVFNAKRVNYRTKPILTMCEEIRYYLIRRMVNHKQVLENHTRKLAPVQQKRMERLINLSTKWMAEWVGDNEQKIFEVSRKASKVDVDFIKYTCSCNKWQLIAVWYATLTDCGLNILWCFGALLPIGSEWSWPKCAKCCTRSNKSYKINTCDSTTRANGHSRQVTRPNFKPSI encoded by the exons ATGGTGTACAGAGCAGTAGTGGAGGTGAGTGAGAAGATCATGGGCAACGAGAGGGAACAatacaagaggagcagggactaCTGTGAGCAGATTTTGATAAGCAATCCAAGTTCAACGGCTAGGTTGGAGCTCATGCCAATTCCAGAAGCACCTTCTGTATTTGATAAATTATACATATGCTTGGATACTTGTAAGCAAGGGTTCAAGGATGGGTGCAGGCCGTTGTT GGCTGAGACCAAGGATGCTTGGAAGTGGTTCCTGACAAATCTTCAGGGAGACATAGGAGACGATGCCATCCATGGCTGGACCTTCATATCGGACCAACAGAAG GGTTTATTCCCTGCGCTAAAGGAGGTCATGCCACATGCAAATCTCCGTAATTGCGTGATGCACAT AGAGGTTGTGTGGGAGTGTGCTAGATGCACTACTGTTGCAGAATTCAAGGAATGTATAGAAAAGGTGAAGGCAGTGAACCAAGGTGCTTGGGAATACCTTAGTAAGTTTGAGCCAGAAACTTGGGTTAAGTTTTATTTCTCCCATATGCCAAAGGTTGATAACCTCACAAATAACATGTGTGAGGTGTTTAATGCCAAGAGAGTGAATTATCGAACTAAGCCCATACTCACCATGTGTGAAGAAATCAGGTATTACCTGATAAGGAGGATGGTGAATCACAAACAAGTCCTGGAGAACCACACTAGAAAGCTAGCACCAGTCCAGCAAAAGAGGATGGAGAGGTTAATCAACCTTAGCACTAAGTGGATGGCTGAATGGGTTGGTGACAACGAACAGAAAATATTTGAGGTGAGCCGGAAAGCAAGCAAGGTGGATGTAGACTTCATTAAGTACACTTGCTCGTGCAACAAATGGCAACTTATTG CTGTTTGGTATGCAACATTGACTGATTGCGGCCTGAATATTTTGTGGTGCTTTGGTGCCCTCCTTCCTATAGGTTCTGAGTGGAGCTGGCCCAAGTGTGCCAAATGTTGTACCAGGTCCAACAAGAGTTATAAGATCAACACTTGTGATAGCACCACCAGGGCCAACGGTCACTCAAGGCAGGTCACCCGCCCCAACTTCAAGCCATCCATTTAA
- the LOC112777530 gene encoding pentatricopeptide repeat-containing protein At3g23020 produces the protein MFMKLQLLYTTNLCFHGPIFPNSNAVLVSPPEKAEKVPHRSNNGSKGTTFVKRYSPGRVNRETQLRKQGLEKNSNDGALEKRKIGDELSGSGGGNLKGHTKCSKKWASYGGCIPDILDALDTFRDVGEALSPWEERINNKERSIILKEQRRWDRALEIFKWFKENGHELNVIHYNIMIRTLGKALKWSRVEILWNEMNARGITATNSTYGTLIDVYSKGGLKEDALFWLERMLGQGMEPDEVTMVTVVQLYKKAGEFRKAEEFFKKWSLGKPLRPNNKNAVAAPEAERVAYSNASLSSHTYNALIDTYGKSGRLKEASETFVKMLKQGIAPTIVTFNTMIHICGNHGQLEEVSLLLRKMEELRCSPNTRTYNILVSIHAKHNDITGATKYFKRMKEACLEPDRVSYRTLLYAYSIRKMVHEAEELISDMDKRGLEIDEFTQSALTRMYIEAGMLERSMFWFWRFHLAGNMISECYAANIDAYGEHGHTLEAEEVFIRSQERKSPSVLEFNVMIKAYGIGKRYDKACELFDSMQRHGVVADTCSYSSLIHILVTADKPQIAKSYLKKMQEAGLVRNCVQYSAVISSFAKLGQLEMADDTYKEMIRYGVQPDVIIYGVLINAFVDVGRVKEAIAYADEMKRVRLPGNTVMYNCLIKLYTKVGNLKQAEETFKLLQSSEGGAAVWSCNCMIDLYAKQSMIDQAKGIFETLKRKRAANEFTFAMMLSLYKKLERLDEAIEIAMQMRKLKLLKDPKSYNSVLDLYIIAGRAKDTIDTFREMVRAAVKPDNCSFRSLGNLLVRYGVSRESVRKYEVLMKKDPSHGLQAWTSALSSVLEVDDDCGSDCDSE, from the coding sequence ATGTTCATGAAGCTGCAACTATTATACACCACCAACCTCTGTTTCCATGGACCCATCTTTCCAAACTCAAACGCTGTTTTGGTTTCTCCACCAGAGAAAGCTGAAAAGGTTCCTCATAGAAGCAATAATGGCAGCAAAGGAACCACCTTTGTCAAGCGCTATTCTCCAGGACGTGTGAATCGTGAGACCCAATTGAGGAAACAAGGTTTGGAGAAGAATTCCAATGATGGGGCTCTCGAAAAGAGAAAAATTGGCGATGAGCTGAGTGGTAGTGGTGGTGGGAATTTGAAGgggcacaccaagtgttcgaagAAATGGGCTTCTTATGGTGGATGTATCCCTGACATTCTGGATGCTTTGGATACTTTCCGGGATGTGGGTGAGGCATTGAGTCCGTGGGAGGAGAGGATCAACAACAAGGAGAGGAGCATCATCTTGAAGGAGCAACGGAGGTGGGACAGAGCATTAGAGATTTTCAAGTGGTTCAAGGAGAATGGCCATGAATTGAATGTGATTCACTACAACATCATGATTAGGACCCTTGGCAAGGCGCTGAAGTGGAGCCGTGTGGAGATTTTGTGGAATGAGATGAATGCGAGGGGGATCACAGCAACGAATTCTACTTATGGAACTTTGATTGATGTATATAGCAAAGGTGGGCTAAAAGAGGACGCACTTTTTTGGCTTGAGAGGATGCTTGGTCAAGGAATGGAACCTGATGAGGTCACTATGGTAACTGTAGTCCAATTATACAAGAAGGCGGGAGAGTTTCGGAAAGCTGAAGAGTTTTTCAAGAAATGGTCATTAGGTAAACCTTTGAGGCCAAATAATAAGAATGCAGTGGCTGCACCGGAAGCAGAGAGGGTGGCATATTCTAATGCTTCTTTGAGCTCACATACCTATAATGCCTTGATTGACACATACGGAAAGTCTGGCCGGCTTAAAGAAGCATCAGAAACTTTTGTTAAGATGCTTAAACAAGGTATAGCACCAACCATTGTGACATTCAATACAATGATTCACATTTGTGGAAACCATGGACAACTAGAGGAAGTAAGCTTACTCCTGCGAAAAATGGAAGAACTTCGTTGCTCACCTAACACAAGGACGTACAATATTCTTGTCTCCATCCATGCCAAACATAATGATATAACTGGTGCAACGAAATATTTCAAAAGGATGAAGGAGGCTTGCCTTGAGCCAGATCGTGTGAGTTATCGTACCCTCTTATATGCATACTCGATAAGGAAAATGGTTCATGAAGCTGAAGAGCTTATATCAGATATGGATAAGAGGGGCCTTGAAATAGATGAATTCACCCAATCTGCGTTGACTAGGATGTACATAGAAGCAGGAATGCTTGAAAGgtccatgttttggttttggaggTTTCATCTCGCTGGCAATATGATATCCGAGTGTTATGCTGCCAACATTGATGCATATGGAGAGCATGGACATACTTTAGAAGCCGAGGAAGTCTTCATTCGATCCCAAGAAAGGAAGAGTCCAAGTGTTCTTGAGTTTAATGTGATGATTAAAGCTTATGGCATAGGGAAACGCTATGATAAAGCATGTGAATTGTTTGATAGCATGCAGAGACATGGGGTAGTTGCAGACACATGCAGCTATAGCTCTCTCATACATATTTTAGTCACTGCCGACAAGCCGCAGATTGCTAAGTCATATCTGAAAAAAATGCAGGAGGCAGGATTAGTGAGAAATTGTGTCCAATATAGTGCTGTGATTTCCAGCTTTGCAAAACTAGGGCAATTGGAAATGGCAGATGATACATATAAGGAAATGATTAGGTACGGTGTGCAGCCGGATGTTATAATTTATGGGGTGTTGATCAATGCTTTTGTTGATGTTGGAAGGGTTAAAGAAGCCATTGCTTATGCCGATGAAATGAAAAGAGTCAGGTTGCCAGGAAATACTGTCATGTACAATTGTTTGATCAAGTTGTACACAAAAGTTGGCAACCTAAAACAAGCAGAAGAAACATTCAAGTTGCTTCAATCATCAGAAGGAGGTGCTGCTGTATGGTCTTGTAATTGTATGATTGATCTTTATGCTAAGCAATCTATGATCGACCAAGCGAAGGGGATATTCGAGACATTGAAGAGAAAGAGAGCTGCAAACGAATTCACATTTGCAATGATGCTAAGTTTGTACAAGAAACTTGAGAGGCTTGATGAAGCCATTGAAATTGCAATGCAGATGAGAAAATTGAAGCTCTTGAAGGATCCGAAAAGTTACAATAGTGTGCTTGATCTGTATATCATTGCTGGGAGAGCCAAGGATACGATAGATACCTTCAGGGAAATGGTAAGAGCTGCCGTTAAACCTGATAATTGTAGTTTTAGATCACTTGGAAATCTTTTGGTGAGATATGGAGTGTCAAGGGAAAGTGTTAGAAAATATGAAGTGTTGATGAAAAAGGATCCTTCTCATGGTCTTCAGGCATGGACTTCAGCACTTTCAAGTGTTCTTGAAGTAGATGATGATTGTGGTTCTGATTGTGATAGTGAATAG
- the LOC112777531 gene encoding pentatricopeptide repeat-containing protein At2g13600 produces the protein MGWARKLVGDADFLDSTPFAKLLDSCVRSKFVSDVRRIHARITKSQFSSEIFILNRLIDAYGKCGCLEDARKVFDHMPQRNTFSWNAILSALAKPGCLDEALNMFNSMPQPDQCSWNAMVSGFSQHGCFQEALRFFVGMHRENFVLNEYSFGSALSACAGLTDLNLGIQIHALMSKNHYSSDVYMDSALVDMYSKCGVVASAQRAFDGMSTRNIVSWNSLITCYEQNGPVEKALEVFVRMMNSGIEPDEVTLASVVSACASLSAIREGLQIHARVMKQDKFRSDLVLNNALVDMYAKCKKVNEARTVFDRMPFRDVVSETSMVSGYARVASVKAARLMFSTMMERNVVSWNALIAGYTQNGENEEAVKLFLLLKRESIWPTHYTFGNLLNACANLSDLKLGRQAHTHILKHGFWFKSVDESDIFVGNSLIDMYMKCGLVEEGCLVFEHMKERDNVSWNAMIVGYAQNGYGIEALEIFKKMLVSGEKPDHVTMIGVLSACSHAGLVEEGRHYFHSMRIEFGLAPSKDHYTCMVDLLGRAGCLDEAIKLIEEMPMQPDSVVWGSLLGACKVHRNISLGKYVAGKLIEIDPLNSGPYVLLSNICAELGRWKDVVRIRKQMRQRGVIKQPGCSWIEIQSCMNVFMVKDKRHPRRKDIYLVLKILTKQMKQDGYVPEVDEEMCEEESDSELNLHCEMEMPVEAALG, from the coding sequence ATGGGTTGGGCCAGAAAGTTGGTGGGTGACGCCGATTTCCTTGACTCTACTCCCTTCGCGAAGCTATTGGACTCGTGCGTTCGATCAAAGTTCGTTAGTGACGTGCGTCGCATTCATGCTCGAATTACTAAGTCGCAGTTTTCGTCGGAGATCTTCATTCTGAACAGGCTCATAGATGCTTATGGAAAATGCGGTTGTTTGGAGGACGCGCGCAAAGTGTTTGACCATATGCCCCAGAGGAACACTTTCAGTTGGAATGCAATTTTAAGCGCGTTGGCGAAGCCCGGTTGTCTTGATGAGGCTTTGAACATGTTTAACTCAATGCCGCAACCTGACCAGTGCTCGTGGAATGCTATGGTGTCAGGTTTTTCCCAACACGGTTGCTTCCAGGAAGCTTTGAGATTCTTTGTTGGCATGCACCGTGAGAATTTTGTGCTTAATGAGTACTCATTTGGGAGTGCGCTAAGTGCTTGTGCAGGGTTAACTGACTTGAATTTGGGGATTCAAATCCACGCTTTGATGTCAAAGAATCATTACTCATCAGATGTTTATATGGATTCTGCTCTTGTTGATATGTACTCTAAGTGTGGGGTTGTGGCCTCTGCTCAGAGAGCTTTTGATGGCATGAGCACAAGGAACATTGTTTCTTGGAACAGCTTGATTACATGCTATGAGCAAAATGGTCCTGTTGAAAAAGCTCTAGAGGTTTTTGTAAGAATGATGAATAGTGGGATTGAACCTGATGAAGTTACTCTAGCCAGTGTAGTAAGTGCTTGTGCAAGCTTGTCAGCAATTAGGGAAGGATTGCAAATTCATGCTCGTGTTATGAAACAGGACAAATTCCGGAGTGATCTTGTGTTAAACAATGCATTGGTTGATATGTATGCAAAGTGCAAGAAAGTGAATGAAGCTAGAACGGTGTTTGATAGGATGCCATTTAGGGATGTGGTGTCTGAAACCTCTATGGTTAGTGGATATGCAAGGGTGGCAAGCGTGAAAGCGGCGAGGCTGATGTTTTCTACCATGATGGAGAGGAATGTGGTGTCCTGGAATGCCCTTATAGCGGGTTATACACAAAATGGAGAGAATGAGGAGGCTGTTAAACTTTTTCTCCTCCTCAAGAGGGAATCCATTTGGCCAACTCATTACACCTTTGGGAACCTGCTCAATGCATGTGCAAATCTTTCTGATCTGAAGCTTGGCAGACAGGCTCATACTCACATTTTGAAGCACGGATTTTGGTTCAAGTCCGTAGATGAATCTGATATTTTTGTCGGAAATTCTCTCATTGACATGTACATGAAATGTGGATTGGTTGAAGAAGGATGCCTAGTTTTTGAACATATGAAGGAAAGGGATAATGTTTCATGGAATGCGATGATAGTCGGATATGCACAAAATGGTTATGGTATAGAGGCCCTTGAAATTTTCAAGAAAATGCTGGTATCAGGAGAAAAACCAGATCATGTAACTATGATTGGGGTTCTATCTGCATGTAGCCATGCAGGACTTGTTGAAGAAGGACGTCATTACTTCCATTCAATGAGGATTGAGTTTGGTTTAGCACCATCAAAGGACCATTATACATGCATGGTTGACTTGCTCGGTCGGGCTGGTTGCCTTGATGAAGCGATAAAATTGATAGAAGAAATGCCAATGCAGCCTGATTCTGTTGTCTGGGGATCTTTACTTGGGGCCTGCAAGGTTCATCGAAACATTTCATTAGGAAAATATGTGGCGGGAAAGCTCATAGAAATCGATCCCTTGAACTCTGGACCTTATGTTTTACTTTCAAATATATGTGCTGAACTTGGTAGATGGAAAGATGTGGTGAGGATCAGGAAACAGATGAGGCAACGGGGAGTGATTAAGCAACCTGGTTGCAGTTGGATCGAAATTCAGAGTTGCATGAATGTTTTCATGGTGAAAGATAAACGTCACCCTCGAAGGAAGGACATCTATTTAGTTCTGAAAATTCTTACAAAACAGATGAAGCAAGATGGCTACGTGCCAGAAGTTGATGAAGAGATGTGTGAGGAAGAAAGTGATTCTGAACTTAACTTGCATTGTGAAATGGAAATGCCAGTAGAGGCTGCACTTGGATAG